GTCTGAAACTTTCTGGTATTTCCAATGGAAGAGGAGGTGAAATTGCCATGAACGTCGCTAAAACCTGGGAAAACCAATGGTTTGTAAAAACCGGTGGAAGTTATAGGAAAACGGGCGACCAATATGTTCCACATCATACATTACAGAATACGGGTCAGGAATTTAATTCTTTCAACTTCGCATTTGGAAAACATAGCTTTTTACAGGGTTTTGATGTTTCATACAGTGGAATCAATCAGGAATTCGGGATTTACAAAGGTGCACATTTGTCGAGCCCTGAAGATTTTTATAATGCGGTGAATTTCGGACAACCATTTTATCTTGATCAGTTTACACGCAATATCGAAAATCCGAAGCAGAAAGTAGAGCATCATATCGCAAAACTTTCAGCGTATAAACGTTTTGCTGATTTTGGTAAATTTACTTTTCAATATAGTTTTCAATTAAATAGAAGACAAGAATATGATATCAGAAGGGGAGAATTGAGTGATGTACCTTCAATGGATTTACGATTAATTACTCATTCTGCAAGCCTGGTTCATTTAATTGAGCGTACAAACTGGAGTTTGGAAAGTGGAATTTCTGCTGCTTTTCAGGATAATTTTCCTGATCCTGCAACCAAAGCTAGACGTTTAATTCCTGATTATTATCGATATGATGGCGGTGCTTTTTCTGTTTTTAAATACCGTTTTAGTTCAAAATTAAATGCTGAAGCTGCAGTAAGATATGATTTCAGCAGATATGATGCTTATAAATATTATGATTCTGATAAATGGAATACTAACTATGCTGACCTTTTTCCACAATTTTTTGTGAGTGAATCGGGAAGCAGAATTTTAACACGTCCAATTTTAGATTATCATAATTTTTCAGCAAATGTAGGATTAGATTATAAACCAACTCAAAATTTTGAGTTTAAGCTCAATGTATCCAGAGCAGATAGAAGCCCGAATGCAGCAGAACTGTTTTCAGATGGTTTACATCATTCGGCAGCTGTGATGGAAGAAGGGAATCTAAACATTCAAAAAGAAACAGTTTACAATATTAATCTTTCATTGGCGGGACAGTTTGATGTGTTGAAAGGTCTTCACATCGAGGCAAATCCTTATCTGATGATGTCTGATAATTTTGTAAATCAGATTCCGACAAGTGTTTTAAATACCAACAGAGGGGTTTTCCCGGTTTGGTCTTATCAACAGATTAAAGCGAGAATTTATGGGATTGATGCAGATGCAGAGTTATCAATTTTAGATAATCTAAAATGGAAATCAGGATTCAGTATCTTGAGAGGTGACGATCTTTCGAATAATGAGCCACTGATTTTAATGATGCCTGCAAAATTGAGAAATTCAATAGAGCTTAATCTTAATCAGCCTAAAAATTTCTATATAACGATTGAAAACGAAAATACATTTAAACAAAATCGTTTTCCGATAAGAAATTTGCCGGTTACATTTATTAAAGACGGAGTGGAAAGAAACGAAACCGTTGATTTTAGTTCTACACCAGCCGCGTTTACCTTATTTAATGTTTCTGTGGGAGCAGACTTATTTAAAAATCTGAATCTAAATTTCAGAATCAATAACGTATTTAACGTAGAGTATCGCGAATATCTGAACAGACTCAGATATTATATGTACGAGCCCGGAAGGAACTTCGTCGTGACTCTTAAATACAATTTCTAATTATTTACAACTTAAAATTTAAAATTAAAATGAAAAAATTTATCAATATTACACTCGTTCTTTTAGCTGCATTTTTAGTATTTTCTTGTCGATCAGATGATGACAGTGTTCCTGAAGATGTACATGAGCACGATGAGATTGGAAAAGTGGTTTTAACATTGACAAATAAAGCAGACGCAGCAGATGTACAGACGGTAAGTGTTATTGCTGGTGAAGCAGTGGGGCACTTGCACCTAACTGTAGGAAGTACTTATTTAGCAGAATTAGACTTTCAGATTAAGCACGATGATCATTATCATTCTTCAGATGAAATTGAGGAAGAAAAAGATCATCATTTCATTACTTATGGTCCAGCAAATGCAGATATTACTATTTTGAGAGCGGCAAATGACATTGTAAGAACGGACGGTCAAAAATTAGGCTTAAGAACAGAATGGAAAATCAATTCTACCCAACCAACAGGAAAAATGAATATCAAATTGATTCATGGTCCTGCAACGGTTAACCAGAATTACCCTTCTGCAACCAATCAGTTGGGGCAAACGACTGGCGGTGAAACAGATGTTGATATTACGGTTGACGCACACTAAAAGTTAGTTCAGACAAATTTTAATATTACAAAAAGACATTATTTCGGTAATGTCTTTTTATTTTAACGTATTATAACAAAAGGAATGTCTTGTTTTAATAAAAAATTCATATTTTTGCAACCTAAAATTTTAATCAATAATGAAGGTTACCGCAAAAAACCATGATGATGTAAGTGCATTGCTTACAGTAACATTGGAGAAATCTGACTACAAAGAAAAAGTAGAAAAGCAATTGATTAATTATGCTAAAAATGCACAAGTTCCTGGTTTCAGAAAAGGAAAAGTGCCTTTGAGTATGGTTAGAAAGCAATATGAAGCAGGAATTGCATTCGAAGAAATCAACAAACAAGTTTCTGATGCTTTAAATAACTATATCAACGAAAACAAACTAAGATTAGTTGGTCAGCCGGTTCCACAGCCTGTGAATGATTTTAATCATAATGCAGAGAAGTTGGAAGTAGCTTTTGAAGTAGGATATGAGCCTGATTTTACAATCGACTTGGCTAAATATGAAGCACCACACTACAAAGTTTCGGCTTCAGAAAAAGAAATCAACAAGAGCATAGAAAATATGCAGAAGCGTTTTGCTGAGCAGGTTCCGCAAGACAAAATCACTAAAGATTCTTACATCAACTTCGAGGTTACTCAGGTTGTAGAAGATGATGCTGAAGGTGAGCACAATCATGCACCAAAAATGGCTACCATTACTGCTGAAAACAAAGCAGCTTTCAAATTGCTTAAAGGTTTGAAGATGGACGAGTCTGTAAAAGTGTCTAAAGAAACTCTTGCTGCTGACGAAGATTTGGCTAAAGAATTAGGTTTCGCTCCAGAAGAAGTTGAGCATTTACACCACGCTGAAGTAGAAGTTAAAGTAAAAGATTTCTATAGCTTAAACTTGGCAGAACTTAATCAAGAATTATTTGATAAAGTTTACGGTGAAGGAAACATCACAACTGAAGAAGAGCTTAAAGATAAAGTAAAAGCTGAGTTGGATGAGTATTTCCAGCAGAATGCAGACGTACACTTCGTAAACAAAGTGTTGGAGCAGGTTTCTGAAAAAGAAGAAGTAAAACTTCCTGAGTCATTCTTGACGAAGTGGTTGGTATTCTCTAACCAGAACATCCAGAATGAAGAGCAAGCTCAATCTATTCTTGAAGCTGAAAAAAATCAATTAAAATACCAAATCATCGAAGGTAAATTGATGTCTGAAAACAACATCCAATTAGAGTACGGTGATGTTTTGGCTCAGGCTGAGCAGTTGGTAAAAAATCAACTGGCA
The sequence above is a segment of the Chryseobacterium turcicum genome. Coding sequences within it:
- a CDS encoding TonB-dependent receptor, giving the protein MKLIYSLLLILSGFAFTNAQKTYAVEGTVQDFHDKTMLENAVVKIGNFTANTNKKGEFSFKNIPAGNYQLIAKHSLCDDYTENVGVNKDLHLAITLEHHTGDIETVTIHGSHKTKGSVIMRTLDKTEIERNSTENLGNLLSRISGVTALKTGNNISKPVIRGLYGSRISILNNGVKMAEQEWGVEHAPNVDVNDFEHIDVIKGASALKYGNEGVGGVVVLEPAILPKKDTIMGSLKLSGISNGRGGEIAMNVAKTWENQWFVKTGGSYRKTGDQYVPHHTLQNTGQEFNSFNFAFGKHSFLQGFDVSYSGINQEFGIYKGAHLSSPEDFYNAVNFGQPFYLDQFTRNIENPKQKVEHHIAKLSAYKRFADFGKFTFQYSFQLNRRQEYDIRRGELSDVPSMDLRLITHSASLVHLIERTNWSLESGISAAFQDNFPDPATKARRLIPDYYRYDGGAFSVFKYRFSSKLNAEAAVRYDFSRYDAYKYYDSDKWNTNYADLFPQFFVSESGSRILTRPILDYHNFSANVGLDYKPTQNFEFKLNVSRADRSPNAAELFSDGLHHSAAVMEEGNLNIQKETVYNINLSLAGQFDVLKGLHIEANPYLMMSDNFVNQIPTSVLNTNRGVFPVWSYQQIKARIYGIDADAELSILDNLKWKSGFSILRGDDLSNNEPLILMMPAKLRNSIELNLNQPKNFYITIENENTFKQNRFPIRNLPVTFIKDGVERNETVDFSSTPAAFTLFNVSVGADLFKNLNLNFRINNVFNVEYREYLNRLRYYMYEPGRNFVVTLKYNF
- a CDS encoding trigger factor, with translation MKVTAKNHDDVSALLTVTLEKSDYKEKVEKQLINYAKNAQVPGFRKGKVPLSMVRKQYEAGIAFEEINKQVSDALNNYINENKLRLVGQPVPQPVNDFNHNAEKLEVAFEVGYEPDFTIDLAKYEAPHYKVSASEKEINKSIENMQKRFAEQVPQDKITKDSYINFEVTQVVEDDAEGEHNHAPKMATITAENKAAFKLLKGLKMDESVKVSKETLAADEDLAKELGFAPEEVEHLHHAEVEVKVKDFYSLNLAELNQELFDKVYGEGNITTEEELKDKVKAELDEYFQQNADVHFVNKVLEQVSEKEEVKLPESFLTKWLVFSNQNIQNEEQAQSILEAEKNQLKYQIIEGKLMSENNIQLEYGDVLAQAEQLVKNQLAIYGIHHLGDEEIQKYAAEMLKDQEQVRQISSEVAMAKLKDVILEKATKKATEISHDEFLEELKK